One region of Limnospira fusiformis SAG 85.79 genomic DNA includes:
- a CDS encoding anhydro-N-acetylmuramic acid kinase, which yields MTVVIGLISGTSVDGIDAVSVRLKGSTTDLQVQCLAKATYPYPPQLRSQILAICGGASISVADLAALDDAIALEFSRAALNIQQQSPPAELIGSHGQTVYHRPPYPDATIPLGYSVQLGRPEAIAHQTGITTVGNFRLADIAAQGEGAPLVPAVDAYLLRHPHLYRCIQNIGGIGNVTVLPPANIPESHPVRGWDTGPGNALIDLAVAYLSDGRQSYDLDGAWSSRGTPCTPLVQKLMADPFFQTPPPKSTGRELFGVEYLQKYLQQTQVYNLSPADILATLTEVTAVSITHSYRHFLPQLPDQVLLCGGGCHNRYLRTRLEQLLHPIPIMTTADAGVDPDFKEAIAFAVLAYWRTRSIPGNLPEVTGASQSVLLGNIFHPHRTIGL from the coding sequence ATGACTGTTGTTATTGGTCTGATCAGCGGTACTTCTGTCGATGGTATTGATGCAGTTTCAGTCCGTCTGAAAGGATCAACTACAGATCTACAGGTGCAATGTCTCGCTAAGGCTACTTATCCCTATCCCCCTCAACTGCGATCGCAAATTTTAGCCATCTGTGGCGGTGCATCCATTTCTGTGGCTGATTTGGCTGCTTTGGATGATGCGATCGCTCTCGAGTTTTCGAGGGCGGCTTTGAATATCCAACAACAATCACCACCCGCTGAATTAATTGGTTCCCACGGTCAAACCGTTTATCACCGACCACCCTACCCCGATGCTACCATCCCTTTGGGCTATAGTGTACAACTAGGGCGACCAGAGGCGATCGCTCATCAAACCGGTATCACTACCGTTGGTAATTTTCGCCTCGCTGATATCGCCGCCCAAGGAGAAGGCGCGCCCCTAGTTCCGGCTGTCGATGCCTACCTCCTCCGTCACCCTCACCTCTATCGCTGTATTCAAAATATCGGTGGTATTGGCAATGTTACCGTTTTACCTCCCGCAAATATACCCGAATCACATCCTGTGCGGGGATGGGATACTGGACCTGGTAATGCTTTAATCGATTTAGCCGTCGCATATCTATCTGATGGTCGTCAAAGTTATGATTTAGATGGCGCATGGTCCAGTCGTGGTACTCCCTGCACTCCATTAGTCCAAAAGCTGATGGCAGACCCCTTTTTTCAGACTCCGCCGCCTAAGTCCACCGGACGGGAATTGTTCGGAGTTGAATATCTCCAAAAATACTTACAACAAACTCAAGTCTATAATCTTTCCCCAGCCGATATCCTCGCCACCTTAACCGAAGTTACTGCTGTTTCCATTACCCACAGCTATCGCCATTTTTTGCCCCAATTACCAGATCAAGTCCTCCTATGTGGCGGCGGATGCCATAATCGCTATCTCCGAACTCGCCTAGAACAGCTTTTACACCCTATCCCTATTATGACCACCGCCGATGCCGGAGTTGATCCCGATTTTAAAGAAGCGATCGCTTTTGCTGTCCTCGCCTATTGGCGCACCCGGAGCATTCCTGGTAATTTACCTGAAGTTACAGGCGCTAGTCAGT
- a CDS encoding PP2C family protein-serine/threonine phosphatase produces MKRYFAGLTDTGKVRTVNQDAYYIDQEGRFFIVADGMGGHAGGQEASQIATKTITEHLNAHWDSSAPSPVLLKEAFIAANRAILDDQISHPERSDMGTTAVVALFRDGESWCANVGDSRLYRLRGHTLTQISEDQTWVAQAVKRKAISPDDARVHPWRHVLSQCLGREDLSQIDIFPMEIQAGDRLLLCSDGLTEELPDSVIANQLKSIRACEAATQALVDAAIDREGKDNITVIVVMINQDD; encoded by the coding sequence ATGAAACGCTATTTCGCAGGTTTGACTGATACGGGAAAAGTCCGCACTGTCAACCAAGATGCCTATTACATCGACCAGGAAGGACGGTTTTTTATCGTGGCTGATGGTATGGGTGGTCATGCTGGCGGTCAAGAGGCTAGTCAAATTGCCACTAAAACTATCACAGAACATCTTAATGCTCATTGGGATTCTTCTGCTCCTTCCCCGGTATTACTCAAGGAAGCCTTTATAGCGGCTAACCGTGCTATCCTTGATGACCAAATCTCCCATCCTGAACGTTCTGATATGGGGACGACAGCAGTGGTGGCTTTGTTTCGTGACGGGGAGTCCTGGTGCGCTAATGTGGGAGACTCCCGCCTCTATCGCCTACGGGGACATACGTTAACTCAAATTTCGGAAGACCAAACTTGGGTGGCGCAAGCTGTTAAACGTAAGGCTATATCCCCTGATGATGCGCGGGTGCATCCCTGGCGGCACGTTTTGTCTCAGTGTTTGGGACGGGAAGATTTATCTCAAATTGATATTTTTCCCATGGAAATTCAAGCAGGCGATCGCCTATTATTATGCAGCGATGGCTTGACGGAGGAGTTACCAGATTCTGTCATTGCTAATCAGCTTAAATCCATTCGCGCCTGTGAGGCGGCGACTCAGGCTTTGGTTGATGCGGCTATTGATAGGGAAGGGAAAGATAATATCACCGTCATTGTGGTGATGATCAATCAGGACGATTAA
- a CDS encoding ABC1 kinase family protein, whose product MSVPLDESNHPYRNHENIPPNPVASATPKPYGQKSYRWNRKHYSRQRRFIDIWTFVLLWLGWLWRDGKQWSYIGGYTEEKKLARKRQQAIWVRESLLDLGPTFIKLGQLFSTRADLFPGEYVEELSKLQDRVPAFPYEQCREIIDQDFGKSVEQLFRNFDPVPLAAASLGQVHKAQLYSGADVVVKVQRPGLKQLFEVDLAILKGIARYFQNHPKWGRGRDWLGIYDECCRILWEEIDYLNEGRNADTFRRNFRHCDWVQVPRVCWQFSSPRVLTLEYLPGIKISNYEALEASGLDRKQLAQMGAKAYLQQLLNDGFFHADPHPGNIAVSPQGQLIFYDFGMMGRITSNLREKLMETLFGIANKDADRVVKSLIEVGALAPTGDMSPVRRSIQYMLDNFMDQPFEEQSIAAISDDLYEIAYDQPFRFPATFTFVMRAFSTLEGVGKGLDPEFNFMEVAQPFAIQLMSNGNGSQTTNSIINEISRQAVQVSSTALGLPSRIEQTLDKLEQGDLRMRVRATETDRLLRRVSNVQMGTNYALLVGAFTLSATLLFISDKVWLALVIAFLALLMAVVLIRLIRQINRFDRML is encoded by the coding sequence GTGTCTGTTCCCCTTGATGAGTCAAATCATCCCTACCGGAACCATGAAAATATCCCACCTAACCCAGTGGCTTCAGCCACTCCCAAACCCTATGGTCAAAAATCCTACCGTTGGAACCGTAAACATTATTCCCGTCAACGGCGATTTATTGACATTTGGACCTTTGTTCTCCTATGGCTAGGGTGGCTATGGAGAGATGGTAAACAATGGAGTTACATAGGTGGTTACACCGAAGAGAAAAAACTGGCCAGAAAGAGACAGCAGGCTATCTGGGTTAGGGAAAGCCTCCTAGACCTAGGACCAACCTTTATCAAATTAGGTCAACTGTTCTCCACCCGTGCAGACCTATTCCCCGGTGAATATGTCGAGGAACTTTCTAAACTACAGGATCGCGTCCCCGCTTTTCCCTATGAACAATGTCGGGAAATCATCGACCAAGATTTTGGTAAATCCGTTGAGCAACTATTTCGCAACTTTGACCCGGTTCCACTAGCCGCCGCCAGTTTGGGTCAAGTCCACAAGGCTCAACTCTACTCCGGTGCTGATGTGGTGGTCAAAGTCCAACGACCTGGACTTAAACAGCTATTTGAGGTCGATCTAGCTATTCTTAAAGGTATTGCTCGCTATTTCCAAAATCATCCTAAATGGGGTCGAGGTCGCGACTGGCTGGGAATTTATGACGAATGTTGCCGAATTCTCTGGGAGGAAATAGACTATCTTAATGAGGGCCGCAATGCGGATACCTTCCGGCGTAATTTCCGCCATTGTGATTGGGTTCAGGTTCCCCGGGTTTGCTGGCAATTTTCATCCCCACGGGTCTTGACTTTGGAGTATCTTCCGGGAATTAAAATTAGTAACTATGAAGCCTTGGAAGCATCGGGTTTGGACCGGAAACAACTGGCTCAAATGGGGGCTAAAGCCTATTTACAACAACTCCTTAATGATGGCTTTTTCCATGCTGACCCTCATCCGGGTAATATTGCCGTTAGTCCCCAGGGACAGCTAATCTTTTATGATTTCGGTATGATGGGGCGGATTACTTCTAATCTGCGGGAAAAGCTGATGGAAACACTATTTGGCATTGCTAATAAGGATGCCGATCGCGTCGTGAAATCCCTCATTGAAGTGGGCGCTTTGGCTCCTACCGGAGATATGAGCCCCGTGCGACGCTCCATCCAGTATATGCTAGATAATTTCATGGATCAACCCTTTGAGGAGCAATCCATTGCAGCTATTAGTGATGATCTCTATGAGATCGCCTATGACCAACCCTTCCGCTTCCCGGCTACATTTACTTTTGTGATGCGTGCCTTTTCTACCCTCGAAGGGGTCGGTAAAGGCTTAGACCCGGAATTTAATTTTATGGAGGTGGCACAACCTTTTGCCATACAGCTTATGTCTAATGGAAACGGCTCCCAAACTACCAATAGTATCATAAATGAAATCAGTCGTCAAGCGGTTCAGGTGAGTTCCACGGCTTTGGGTTTACCCAGTCGCATTGAACAAACCCTTGATAAATTGGAACAAGGAGATTTGCGAATGCGGGTGCGGGCGACGGAAACCGATCGCCTCCTGCGCCGGGTCAGTAACGTGCAAATGGGGACTAACTACGCTTTGTTGGTGGGGGCATTTACTTTATCGGCAACACTACTGTTTATTAGTGATAAAGTGTGGTTAGCTCTTGTGATTGCCTTTTTGGCTTTGCTCATGGCAGTTGTTTTGATACGGCTGATCAGACAAATCAATCGCTTTGATAGAATGCTGTAG